GCAGCGGTCAGCTTCCAGGTGGGCACCGGCCGCATGCCGATGCAGATGCAGGGACCGCAGGCCCTCCAAAAGCCGGCACAATTCAACGCCGACCAGACGAACGAGCTGGCGGCCTACGTCGCCACCTTGGGCAACGGCCCGGGCATCCCCGAGGCCCAGTACCTTGACGGCAAGGGCAACGCCACTGTCGGCGGGGAGCTGTTCCGCGTCAACTGCGCGATGTGCCACAACGCGGCGGCCGCCGGCGGCGCCCTGACCCGCGGCAAGTTCGCCCCGGCCCTCGCCGGCGTGTCGAACGACCACATTTACGAGGCCATGGTCACCGGGCCGCAAAACATGCCGGTCTTCAATGACGCCAACATCACGCCCGAGGGCAAGCGGGACATCATCACGTTCCTGAACACCATC
This genomic stretch from Arthrobacter dokdonellae harbors:
- a CDS encoding cytochrome bc1 complex diheme cytochrome c subunit; translated protein: MKALSQKRRHPLAAVALLVLGLMLTGGLYAVVTTVNQAKADTTTFTAGQAHEGEKLFVANCATCHGIGAQGTANGPSLAGVGAAAVSFQVGTGRMPMQMQGPQALQKPAQFNADQTNELAAYVATLGNGPGIPEAQYLDGKGNATVGGELFRVNCAMCHNAAAAGGALTRGKFAPALAGVSNDHIYEAMVTGPQNMPVFNDANITPEGKRDIITFLNTIEHQGSPGGAALGSLGPVSEGLLVWTLVLGAVIGFTIWLTSRTS